The Nostoc sp. NIES-3756 DNA window TAGGATCGTGGGCAATGACAGTATCTCTATCTTGTATCCAAACAGGTTGGTTGGTAGATGATTCTGAACTCATAATTAGCAAATTCCTATTAGCTTGTTTGCCATGATTAATTGTGAAACTTAGACAAATTTGAAATTGCTTCAATGCTGAATTAAACTACAGCAGAATTAGCAATAAAAAACTGTTGCAGCTTTTATTTTTAAGGTACTTAAACCTTAAACTTTAATAATTATAAGTTTGTAATCCAATATTGTTGGATTGTGATGTTTGTCACAATCTTTACTAATTGTTTATGCCCAGAATAGAAAATACCATATATTGAAATTAATATCAAATAGATTTTGGTTGATCATAAAAATTTCCCAGTACATAAACTTACTGGGACTAGATATAAATAATTTCACTATATTTGATATCAGAAAATAATCAGATGACTAAGGCAACTTCTTGAGATGTATGCTTAAAATCTCTTGGATGTTTTTATGTACACTTTCCTTACTCAAACTACCGTCAATCCTGATGATGCGTGAAGAAGAAGATTTGGCTAAATCTGCATAACCTTGTTGTACACGACGATGGAAAGCCATAGTTTCCTGTTCTATCCGGTCTAATCCTACATTTTCCCCACGTTTGCGGGCTAGTCCAACTTCGACATCCACATCTAGCCAGATGGTGATGTCGCTGGATAACCCACCCGTGGCGATGTTGTTAAGTTGATGAATTAAGTTCATTTCTAAACCGCGACCATAACCTTGGTAGGCAATGGTAGAGTCAATATAGCGATCGCATAAAACATATTTACCCTGTGCCAACTGCGGTTTCAGTTCCTGGGCTACATGTTGCGATCGATCAGCAGCGTACAATAATAACTCTGTCACCTCAGAAATGGGTTTATCCTCTGATTTCTGTAACAACAACCGCCGCAAATCTATACCTAACTCTGTTCCCCCTGGTTCACGGGTAAGAAATACAGAACTCCCCAAACTCTGCAACCACTCTGCACAAAGCTGCATTTGGCTAGTTTTGCCACAACCTTCTACCCCTTCAAATACGATGAATTTGCCACCCATGCTGTTTTTCTGTTCGCCGACGTTTTAATACGCTACCAGCAAAACGCCCAACGATAGGAATAGTTTTTTTAAATTACAATTCCTCTACACAAAATGGTATTGGTGAGTTAGCAACAGCAAATTAATGAAGATGTCGAGTTTGTGGAAAAATCGAGCGTGAACTTAGGTGTATTATTTCATCCATAATACTGTATTGATGATCAGGTTGGTACTAGGAATTGTCTCGGATTTTTTTTACACTCACAGTCCGCTCGAAAAAAGTTCATGTTGCTGTATCGCTGTTCAAGTTAGCAGTTTTTACCTCTACAAAAGCTTCTCGACCTGTAATTAATCTAGAACGACGATTCCGAGTAATATAATTCCACCCCCACTGAAATACAACTAATATTTTAGTGTCAAACTCGATTAAGAAGTAGATGTGAACTAAGAGCCAAAATATCCAACCAAGGAAACCTTGAAGTTTGATAAAACCTAAATCTACAACAGCTAAATTTTGCCCAATCATAGCCAGATTACCTACATCGTTATAATGAAATTCTGGCAATGTACGACCTTTCAACCGTCGTTTAATAAGTTTAGCTACATACTCTCCTTGTTGTTTGGCTACGGGTGCGACACCAGGTAAAGGTTTACCATTTTGATGAGAAAAGTTACCTAAATCTCCCACTACAAAAATGTTTTTATAACCCCTGATAGTCAAGTCGGGTTCCACTATCACACGCCCGGCGTGATCACATTCTACATCTGTACGTTCAGCTAAAATTTGCCCCATTGGAGACCCTTTTACACCTGCGGCCCACAAGATTGTTTTTGAGGTAATTTGTTTAATTTCTCCGTCTTGCTTGAAGGTAACAGTGTCATTTTCAATATTTGTTACCCTGGTGTTAGTGTGGATAATTACACCTAAACTTTGCAAAGATTCTTGTGCTACTTGCGATAACTCTGGCGCGATATGTGGGAGGATGCGATCGCCTCCTTGTAATAGTAAAATCTTGGTTTCTGAGGTGTCAATGTTGCGGAAATCTTCTTTGAGAGTTTTGTATGCTAACTCGGCGATCGCACCTGCTAATTCTACACCTGTTGGGCCTGCTCCTACAATTACAAAAGTTAACAAAGTATGGCGTGTTTCGGGGTCAGTTGCTTTTTCTGCTGCTTCAAATGCCGAAAATATGCGGCGACGTATTTCTATGGCATCTTCAACAGTTTTCAAACCAGGAGCAATGTCTTTCCAGTTATCTTTACCAAAATAGGAATGATTAGCGCCTGTGGCAACAACTAATGTATCATAATGTACTACTTGATCATCTAAAATAACTTTTTGCCCTTTTGGATCAATATCCTTTACTTCTCCCAATAAGACTTGTGTATTCTTGCTTTTCCTGAGTACAGATCGCAATGGAGAGGAAATATCAGCAGGTGATAATGTACCTGTTGCTACTTGATATAAAAGCGGCTGAAATAAGTGAAAGTTACGTTTATCGATAAGAGTAATATTTACATTTGCTGTGTCTAGAGTCTTTGCTGTGTATAGTCCACCAAATCCACCACCAACTATGACAACCTGATGCGGTGCATTATTCTCAACTGAAACTTCCATGAAACATATGTCCTTGTGTTAAGAGCGCTGTTACTTTTCTTAACAAAGATGTACCAGAATTATGATAAGTTTGCCGTTTAACAAGAACAATTTAAAAAATGCTAAAAGTAGCCAAAGTTATTGCTAAATATATGATTAACAGTGGACAGTTTATTCTACAGAAATAGCTACATAGATTAGGGCATAAATAAATAATCAAATGCTTCTATGTACTCTGTAAATAAACTAATAAACTATCACCTATAAGAATTGCATAAACCCCTGAATAACCACTTTTAGCAAAGAAACTAGAATCATACAACTTGCCTGTAAATTGTACGTAACCATCTGCTTGAGTAAAACTTGCAAGTAGTGTTGAAAATTCTACAATCTATAGAATTGCGATCGCTATCGATTTTAATCTAGTCAGCAACTAAACATTCAACCCTATGAAATGATACATTAAGGCAAAAGAGAGACAAGTCACTACTACATAGCTTGTTTGCCTTTAATTTGTTGGTTTTGGTGCATTCCCTGTAAGCTTCATGTCACAAGACAATCGTCCCGAACAACCCAATCAACCCCGTCAAAGGGTAGTCCAGCCTGTTTGGAAAGCTGGAATTATCCGTGTGCTACGAGGGACGATAGGTGTTTTAGAAACCACAGTAGAGAAGTTGGAGACAGCACCACCTCCTGGTGCAGAAGGAACTCCCAGCTTTTTACAGCAATTGGAAACAAGATGGAGTAGGTTTTTACTGAAAACCCGTGCATTTATTCCATCTAATTTATCAAACAAGTTATCAGATACAGCCTTAACCGGGATTATTGCTGGTATCGCCGTGGTTTTATTGTGGACAACTACCAATATCTTCACCAACAAACCTACCGAAGTTGCCACCCTTCCCCCAGTAGAGGAAGTTCCCACACCCACACCAACAATTAGCACTCCACCAGAAACAAGCACACCAGAACCATTACCAGCAGAGGAAATCACCCCAGAACCAGAAGCACCTACTCCGTCTCCAGAACCAGAAGCACAAACCCCACCACCAGAACCAGAACCAACACCAACGGCAACACCAACGCCAGTTATACAATTAACCCCAGAACAAGTCTTGATTGCAGCCATTGAAAATCAAGTGGCAGAAATTAGCGATCGCATCGCCCCCAGCATCGTAAAATCAATTCAAGCTAACTTCCGCACCAGTAGCTTAACTGTAAAAATCAACGATGACTGGTATACACTCAAAGAATCAGAGCAAAATCAAATAGCATCCCAAATACTACAACGTTCTCAAGAATTAGATTTTGCCCATTTAGAAATCCTCGATTCTCAAGATAAATTAATAGCACGCAACCCAGTCATTGGCAACGAAATGATAATCTTTCAAAGGTGAGTCATTAGTCATTAGTCAACAGTCAACAGTCAACAGTCAACAGTCAACAGTCAACAGTCAACAGTCAACAGTCAACAGTTATTAATTATTCTCCTCTACTCCCCACTCTCCCCCCTCTCCCTCATCTCCCCCACTCCCCACTCTCCCCACTCTCCCCACTCTCCCCACTCTCCCCCCTCTCCCTCATCTCCCCCACTCCCCACTCCTTACTCCCTAATTACTTGATGAGGTATCCACACGGTAAAAATTGAACCAATCCCTACAGTTGATTCAACTTCAATACGTCCTCGATGTAGTTCTACCAATTGTTTAGTTAACGCTAAACCTAACCCTGTCCCTTCGTAGCGGCGGCGATAGGGTGTATCGAGTTGTTGAAATTTTTCAAATAATAGAGGTAATTGTTCTTCAGGAATACCTATACCTGTATCTTCTACTTGAAAGATAGCGGTGTCATCTTCTACCCAAATCCGCAAGGTAACGTTACCATCTTCTGGTGTAAATTTAATGGCATTAGTTAATAAATTCCAGAGAATTTGTTCTATTCTGGTAACATCGGCGGTGAAGCGATCGCGTCTTGGATCTATTTGTAAATCTAGTTTCAGATTTACTTGTTGAGATATAGCTTTATCTAGCAAAGAATTTATCGTATTTTCTGCTATCTGAGCTAAAGAAAATTCTCCAATATTTAAAACAGCTTTTCCTGCCTCTATTTGAGATAAATCGAGGATATCGTTAATCATATCTAACAAATGTTCACCACTGTCGTGGATTGTTTGTAGATAATCTCTTTGTCGTTGACTTAACTCACCTATAGGCCAACGTAATAAAGTAGAAGACATCCCAATTACATAAGTTAAAGGTGTGAGTAATTCGTGACTAATAGTAGCTAAAAATTCACTTCTGAGACGACTGGCTGCTTCCGCCGCTAAAAGGGCATCGCGTAAAGCCATTGTCCGTTCAATTACGCGCTGTTCTAAAGTTTGTTTTTCTTGAGTGAGCGTTCGCGCAGCGTCTCGCAAAGATCGCATTAATTCTGCCTGATGAATGGCGATCGCTAATTGTTCGGCAACTGAAATTAATAAGTTTTTGTCACTTTCAGACCATTGGCGAGTACTATAACATTGATGGGCAATTAATAGACCCCAAAGTTTATCTTCAAAAATAATCGGTGCTACCAACTTCGCCCTAACTTGGCTTTCCCTGAGGAAATTTAACAAACATTCTTCTAAAGCGTAAGCTTTTTCCACATCATCTATAACTAAAGTAAAACCTTGACGGTACTTTTCCCAACATGAAGAACTACGCCCAAAGCAAGTTTGTTCTTGATAATGTAATACTGATGGGACTGCCTCTGTAGCCAGAGCTTCATAAACTATGCAACCCTCATATTTTTGCCAGTCTTGAGTTTGAGGTGGCGTAGAGTTTTGGTTTTTGACTTTAGCACCTTCAAATTTATATATTACCAGCCTGTCTAATTCCAAAAACTCCCGGACTTGAGCGATCGCTGTTGCCATAATTACAGGCAAATCTAAGCTTTTGCGAATTTGCGTATTTACTTGATTTAACAGTCGCTCTTGAGAAATTTGTTTTTTCAAAGCATCTTCGACCGCTTGACAAGCATACACTTCTTGTTGATTATTTACACTGGGGGAGGCTGTCACTTCCTCGCTTTGTTTAGGTAAGAGATGTTCTAATAACAACAAAGTAAATTGGCTTTGGAGTGTAGCATCATTAGGTTTAAGAATTTGGCGATAGCGTTCAAGATGCTGGTGAGTGTAGGAATCATGCCTAAACAAGTCTCGCAACTTCGACACAAAGGAGGCGATCGCCTCTGAATTAAATGTCAAACTGGCATTAACTTGTGTGAGTGCGGTGTTGAGCCAGGGTGGAGTGTTGATGGATGAGTAAACTTCTTCCTCTTGATTTGCTCTTATGCCCGTGACATTTGGATTCGTAGAGGGAGGCATAGCCACAACCCAAGTTTGGGATTCGACTTCCGTTTGCTCCCAGTTACCCAGCAAAAGCGCACTAAATCGCTCAGAAACCAGCAAGGTAAACCTCTGACTTTGCCATTCTTTTGGGGCGCGCACCCGTGACAACAAAGCTTCTGTCAGCAACAAAGTGGTAGTTTCCACCGATTGAGCCATCTGTTGCAATAATTCTCCAAGTTGATTGAATACAACCAAAGGCAAATTTCGAGAAAAGCTCAAATCAGGAGAACTCAGCATTTTTAATAGTCTAGTAAGAGGGGCTGGGCTGACAAATTATTTGATTATCTTCTAACCAACAGTTTAAAGCGGTAATAAAGGATTATGCATCGTATAAGTACCACATCGGTAGGATGGAATCAGTCAGAAGGTATTATTTTCCTAGAACAAACCCCAGCTCCGGTTGTGTTGATTACGGCTGCTGATACCGATATTCAAACCTTGGCAGCTGCAATCCCCAAATTACCTACTAAATTTCCTGCAATCAGAGTAGCTAACTTGTTGCTATTACAACAACAAATAAGCATAGATACTTATGGTGAACAAGTTTTAGAACATGCTCAAGTAATCATTTTGCGTCTATTAGGAGGGCGTTCCTATTGGGCATATGGTTTAGAAGTTGTGCAAGAAATCGTGCAACGTAACAATATAACCTTAATTGTAATGCCAGGAGACGATGCACTCGATCCTGACTTGATCTCCCAGTCTACCTTGCCTATAGCTACTGTTAACCAAATTTGGCAGTATTTTAACGAAGGTGGCGTAGAAAACTTTGTGAACGCCCTGCAATTTATTTCCGACATATCTTTAGTAACTACATATAATCCGCCAGCACCACAGAGAGTTCCTCGCGTTGGTATCTATGGAGAGTGGGGAGTGGAAAGAGATGGGGGAGTAGGGGAAGTAGAGGGAGATGGGGAAGAATTACTACTTACCTCATCTCCCTCATCCCCCTCATCTCCCTCGTCCCCACTCCCCAAAGTAGGCATCCTTTTCTACCGCGCTCACTACTTGGCAGGAAATACTAAAGTAATTGAGGCATTGTGTACGGCTTTGTGGCAGAAAAATTTACACCCTGTACCAGTTTTTATTTCTTCTTTGCGTGATCCTGAAGTACAAGAAGAGTTGATTGAGTTTTTCCAACCCAAAGACTCACCGCAAATTGCCGTTCTACTCAACACCACAAGCTTTTCCTTAGCACGTTTAGAAACTGAAACACCCCAAACTGAACTTTGGGAAAAATTGGATGTGCCAGTGTTACAAGTTATTCTCAGTGGCGGGTTTGCTGAACAATGGGAAGCGCAGTTAAATGGACTGTCTCCCCGCGATATAGCGATGAATGTCGCCTTACCAGAAGTAGACGGGAGAATTATTAGCCGCGCCGTATCATTTAAGTCTGTACAAACCCGCAATCCTGATTTAGAAACAGATGTGGTAGTGTATGAACCAGTGAGCGATCGCATTGAATTTGTTGCCCAACTCGCCGCCAAATGGGTACACCTCCGCTCACAGCCACCCCAACAACGCCGCATCGCCCTAATTTTGGCAAACTACCCCAACCGTGACGGCCGCCTAGCTAACGGTGTTGGATTAGACACACCACAAAGTTGTGTAGAAATTCTCAAAGCTTTACAGCAAGCCGGGTATTTAGTAGAAAATCCACCCATTAATGGCGACGAATTAATTCAACGATTAACTTCTGGTGTCACCAACGACCCAGAAGGCAGAGAATTACGACCAGTACAGCAAAGCCTCTCAGCCCAAGAGTATCAAAAATATTTCGCTTCCTTACCTGTAGCCGTACAACAGGGTATTAACGAGCGTTGGGGAGTGGGGAATGGGGAGTGGGGAGTAGGGGGAGATGGGGAAGAAATTTTACTTACCTCATCCCCCCAATACCCTGTCCCTGGCATTCAACTAGGCAACATCTTCATAGGCATTCAACCATCACGGGGTTATGATAACGACCCCAGTTTGAATTATCATGCACCGGATTTAGAACCTACCCATGCTTATTTAGCCTTTTATTATTGGGTGAGGGAATGTTTTGGTGCTGATGCAATTATTCATGTCGGCAAACATGGGAATTTAGAATGGCTCCCTGGTAAAAGCTTGGCTTTATCGGAGAATTGCTATCCCGAAGTAGCCTTCGGCCCGATGCCTCACCTGTACCCGTTTATTGTCAATGACCCTGGTGAGGGTTCACAAGCCAAGCGTCGCGCTCAGGCGGTGATTATCGACCATCTTACACCCCCCATGACCCGTGCTGAGTTATACGGGGCTTTGCAAAAGCTAGAGAATTTGATTGATGAGTATTATGAAGCAGAAAGTTTAGATCCTTCCCGCTTGGTAGCAATTCGCGATCGCATCCGTGATTTAGTCATTCAAGAAAATCTTTATAAAGATTTAGGCATTCAACACGAAGAAGATATCATCAACTTTGAATCTCTAATATTGAACTCATTAGATGGATATCTCTGCGAATTAAAAGAAGCCCAAATCCGAGACGGTTTACACATATTTGGGCAGTGTCCTCAAGGCAGACAACTAACAGACTTAATAGTTGCGATCGCCCGCATCCCCAACCGCCACTCCCCAGGCATCACCAGAGCCTTAGCCGAAGCTTGGGGCTTAGACTTCGACCCCCTTATCGACAACTTCACCACCCCATTATCTACACAGGATCAAAAACTCTTAGCCGACAAAACCCCAAACCCCTGCCGCACAGTCGGCGATGCTGTCACAGTCTTAGAAGAACACGCCGCCCAATTAGTAGAAAACCTGATCAATTCAAAATTATCTCCCCCCACTCCCTCATCTCCCCCTACTCCCCCTACTCTCCACTCCCCACTCAGCACTACCCTAAACTGGATCACCACCAAACTCCTCCCCTCCCTCCAACAAACCCACGCAGAAATTACCAACCTCCTACATGGGCTAGATGGTGGATACATCCCCAGTGCTGCATCTGGCGCACCCACACGCGGAAGACCAGAAGTCTTACCCACAGGTAAAAACTTCTACGCCGTAGATATCCGCGCCATCCCCACAGAAACAGCTTGGGATATTGGCAGAAAAGCAGCTGAAAACGTAATTGAATGCTACACCCAGGAACATGGCGAGTATCCGAAAACTATAGGCTTATCAGTTTGGGGAACCGCAACAATGCGGACTGGTGGCGATGACATAGCCGAAGCATTGGCTTTATTGGGTGTGCGTCCAGTATGGGACGGTGCAGCCCGAAGGGTAGTAGATTTAGAAATATTGCCTTTGAGCATCTTAGGCAGACCTCGTGTAGATGTCACCTTGCGAGTTTCCGGCTTCTTCCGTGATGCTTTCCCCAACTTAATGGATTTATTCGAGCAAGCAGTTAACGCCGTCGCCGCCCTAGATGAACCAGAAGACCAAAACCCCCTAGCAGCCCAAGTCCGCCAAGACACTGAGTCGTGGATACAACAAGGTATAAGCCCAGACATTGCCTTAGAGCGATCGCGCTACCGCCTCTTTGGTTCCAAACCAGGCGCTTACGGCGCAGGACTCCAAGGCTTAATCGAATCACAAAACTGGCAAGACGACCAAGACTTAGCCAACGCCTACATTAACTGGAGTTGCTACGCCTATTCTTCCGTCAACAGTCAACAGTCAACAGGAGCCAGTGCTGTGGGCGGCTCTGCCGACTTGAAGCAACTGGCGTTCAACAGCCCCGAAGCCTTTACCCAACGCTTGGCACAGATGCAAATCGTTCTCCACAATCAAGACAATCGGGAACATGATTTACTTGATTCTGACGATTATTATCAATTTCAAGGTGGTTTGACGGCGGCTGTACGCTCTCTGCAAGGAAAGAATCCCACAACCTATTTCGGCGATAATTCCCAGCCATCCCAACCACGAGTCCGCCAACTGCGTGAGGAAATTACTAGAGTGTATCGATCGCGTGTAGTTAATCCTAAGTGGATTGAAGGTATGATGCGCCACGGGTATAAGGGGGCATTTGAGATGGCTGCAACCGTAGATTTTCTTTTTGCCTATGATGCCACTACTAAGTGCGTAGAAGACTATATGTATCAAGGTGTCATGGAAGCATACTTGCTTGATCCGGTGGTTGCGGCATATATTGAAGATAAAAACCCCCATGCACTGCGTGATATTGCTGAACGATTATTAGAAGCACACAAACGTGGTTTATGGGAAGATGTAGATACACAAATACTGGAAAATTTACGTAATTTAGTACATCAAGCTGAAGCAACCATCGAAGAAAAATAAGTGGTGTAGTCAACAAATATGGACAACTTAGCGTACTTGCAACTAGCTTTCGCCTACGAAGGCAGCGAACCCAGTGAATTGGTGTCTTTAAGCTACTTACTAAACAAAGCAGCAACACCAGACTGGAAACGGCTATCAAGTAGAGCTTGGAAGCATATGTTACCCCTCGCGCTCATCTTATCTATTCTCAGTAGCGTTAGTAGTGCCTGGGCATTGGAAAGAGGGGATCAAGGGCCTTCTGTGCGAAATCTCCAACAAAAGCTAAAACTAGCAGGCTTTTATCAAGCTCCTGTAACTCAGGTGTATGATTTCTCTACAGAAGAAGGGGTGCGACGCTTTCAAGAGGCGGCTGGTTTACCAGTTGATGGCGTTGCAGGAGCCAGCACTATAGAAAAATTAAACCAGTGGCGCTCATCTCCAGTAGCTAACCAAACTCAAAACTTTACTACTGTTAGCACGCCGACTAGACGAAATATTACAACTGCGGCCAACACACAAACTAGAAAAAATACAACTACTGCAACCACATCAACTAAAAGAAGCACTACAACTGCGGCCAACACACAAACTAGAAAAAATACAACTACTGCAACCACCAATAAGCGCCGTAGTCCTAATTACCTTGTTAAAGGTGATGAGGGTGAAGATGTAAGAGCGCTGCAACAACGCTTGCGAGTAGCAGGTTTCTATTACGGTAACGCTACAGGTATATTTGGCCCCATCACTGAAGAAGCGGTAAAAAAATTCCAAACCGCTTATAAGTTGGATGCTGATGGTATTGTTGGGCCTGCTACACTCAGCAAATTACCACCAGTGGGTATTGGTGGAGAAAATCCTTCTCAACCAGTAAGTACAAAAGATACACTTACTGTAGGCGATCGCGGTGAACCTGTGCGTGTTCTCCAAGACCAATTAATTAGAGCCGGCTATTTACAAGGACAGCCAAATGGTTATTTTGGCCCCTACACAGCAGAGGCTGTAAAAAGATTTCAAGCTGCTAATTATCTAGCTGTAAGCGGTATTGCAGGCCCTACTACTAGAGCAAAATTACATAGCTTAGTGAGTAAAACTCCCAAAAGCGATTTTAACGTTTTAGAAATTCAAAGACGATTACAAGCCAGGGGTTTCTATAAAGGACAGCTTAACGGAGTCATGGCTGATGATACAAAAAAAGCCATCAAACAAGCCCAAGAATTTTACGGTATTAGCCTCAATGACGTGAGAAGCGGAAATTTTTAGTCTCCGCTTCGGTGTTTTCAAGATGATTCTTTAACAGTTTGCTTACCTCCGATAACAACTACCGAGAAATCCCTCAAAATTTCACTTTTTACGTGAATTTGAGTAACTCTTCCTTGTTATCATGTCCAGGTGCTAGAGTGGCATAAGCGCACGCTGGCACTTGGGACACACTGCATGAATTGTCATTTGGCAGTCAAGCAGATGAAAGCCTTCCTTTTGTGCAGTTTTTGCACCAATTTTTAAAATTGAATCGTTTTTAAATTCAATTGTAGCGTTACATTTGACACAAATCAGGTGATGGTGGTGATGGGGGTAAGGTTGGTTAATCTCGTAGTGCTTGTGTCCTTCGCCTAGTTCCAATTCACGTAGTATCCCCATCCGAGCCATCAACTTCAAAGTCCGGTAGATAGTTGAGAGGCTAATACCTTCACCGTCAGTGTCTAAACGATGATATAAATCTTCCGCACTCAGGTGTTCACCTTGAGGAAGTTCTTGAAATATATGTAATATAGTTTCCCTTTGAGGTGTTAAACGCCAGCCTCTTTCGTTTAATTCTGCCTTAAGTGAAGTAGTTGTGTAGACAGTCATAATAGTTTTTCTCAACAAAGCTTGTTAGTTGAGAATATAACAAATATTTGGAGCGATTTGCAACAAACATATCTTATTGAGAATAATTATTAAACCTTTAACATAACTTAATTAAATCTACATACAAAAATTAAGCAATAATGCTGCCCACAAACAATGCAAAACTCAAAATGGAGAATTTTGAGTTTTGCACCTTGAATTTTGAATTGTTAGTTATATAAGCATTGTGAATATTAATGGCATATTCATCTTAATACTTACATTTTTATTCTCGCAAACAAGAGTTTGCACAAATACATTTTTATTAATTGCAAAAATTCCTTATAAGCAACTGGTAGCTATTAATTTAGTGATAAGCAAATAAATAGTCCAGAGTCAATAATCTATAGTATTAATTTTACTCACTATTGACCCTTACGGGTTCGCCCTTTGGGTTCGCCAGTTCCCTACGGCGGGAAACCCGCCTACAGGACTGGCTCACTATTGACTATTGACTATTGACTATAAAATTAGCTCAAAGACTCCAAATAGTCTCTAATCAGGTTACGGCGCTTGGGTTGGCGTAGCTTTTGCAAGGCTTTGGATTCGATTTGGCGTACTCGTTCCCGTGATAAATCTAAAGCGCGGCCAATTTCTGCTAATGAGTAAGGATGACCATCAGCTAAACCAAAACGCATCAAAATTACATCACGCTCACGGCTGGTTAAATCAGCTAATAAATGTTGCAAGTCTCTTTGTAAAGATTCTCGCATTAACATTTCTTCAGGTGTTACACCATCAGTTTCTAATAATTCGCCTAATTCGGTGTCTTTATCTTTACCGACTTTAGTTTCTAAAGAAACAGAACGGGGTACTCTCAAGAGAACTTCCCGTACTTGAGAGGGTGTCATATCTAACTCAATTGCTAGGTCTTCTAAGGTAGGAGTGCGACCTTTTTCTTGAGCAATTTTACGTTGAGCTTTTTTAATTTTGTTTAATTTTTCTGTAATATGAACAGGGAGGCGAATTGTCCGGCTAGAAGTTGCGATCGCTCTTGTAATCCCCTGACGAATCCACCAGTAGGCATAGGTACTAAAACGATATCCTTTAGTGGGGTCAAATTTCTCTACAGCTCGTTCTAAGCCAAGAGTACCTTCTTGCACTAAATCTAGTAATTCTAAACCCCGATTTTGATATTTCTTAGCAACAGACACAACTAAGCGCAAATTCGCCTTAA harbors:
- a CDS encoding peptidoglycan-binding domain-containing protein, coding for MDNLAYLQLAFAYEGSEPSELVSLSYLLNKAATPDWKRLSSRAWKHMLPLALILSILSSVSSAWALERGDQGPSVRNLQQKLKLAGFYQAPVTQVYDFSTEEGVRRFQEAAGLPVDGVAGASTIEKLNQWRSSPVANQTQNFTTVSTPTRRNITTAANTQTRKNTTTATTSTKRSTTTAANTQTRKNTTTATTNKRRSPNYLVKGDEGEDVRALQQRLRVAGFYYGNATGIFGPITEEAVKKFQTAYKLDADGIVGPATLSKLPPVGIGGENPSQPVSTKDTLTVGDRGEPVRVLQDQLIRAGYLQGQPNGYFGPYTAEAVKRFQAANYLAVSGIAGPTTRAKLHSLVSKTPKSDFNVLEIQRRLQARGFYKGQLNGVMADDTKKAIKQAQEFYGISLNDVRSGNF
- the cobN gene encoding cobaltochelatase subunit CobN translates to MHRISTTSVGWNQSEGIIFLEQTPAPVVLITAADTDIQTLAAAIPKLPTKFPAIRVANLLLLQQQISIDTYGEQVLEHAQVIILRLLGGRSYWAYGLEVVQEIVQRNNITLIVMPGDDALDPDLISQSTLPIATVNQIWQYFNEGGVENFVNALQFISDISLVTTYNPPAPQRVPRVGIYGEWGVERDGGVGEVEGDGEELLLTSSPSSPSSPSSPLPKVGILFYRAHYLAGNTKVIEALCTALWQKNLHPVPVFISSLRDPEVQEELIEFFQPKDSPQIAVLLNTTSFSLARLETETPQTELWEKLDVPVLQVILSGGFAEQWEAQLNGLSPRDIAMNVALPEVDGRIISRAVSFKSVQTRNPDLETDVVVYEPVSDRIEFVAQLAAKWVHLRSQPPQQRRIALILANYPNRDGRLANGVGLDTPQSCVEILKALQQAGYLVENPPINGDELIQRLTSGVTNDPEGRELRPVQQSLSAQEYQKYFASLPVAVQQGINERWGVGNGEWGVGGDGEEILLTSSPQYPVPGIQLGNIFIGIQPSRGYDNDPSLNYHAPDLEPTHAYLAFYYWVRECFGADAIIHVGKHGNLEWLPGKSLALSENCYPEVAFGPMPHLYPFIVNDPGEGSQAKRRAQAVIIDHLTPPMTRAELYGALQKLENLIDEYYEAESLDPSRLVAIRDRIRDLVIQENLYKDLGIQHEEDIINFESLILNSLDGYLCELKEAQIRDGLHIFGQCPQGRQLTDLIVAIARIPNRHSPGITRALAEAWGLDFDPLIDNFTTPLSTQDQKLLADKTPNPCRTVGDAVTVLEEHAAQLVENLINSKLSPPTPSSPPTPPTLHSPLSTTLNWITTKLLPSLQQTHAEITNLLHGLDGGYIPSAASGAPTRGRPEVLPTGKNFYAVDIRAIPTETAWDIGRKAAENVIECYTQEHGEYPKTIGLSVWGTATMRTGGDDIAEALALLGVRPVWDGAARRVVDLEILPLSILGRPRVDVTLRVSGFFRDAFPNLMDLFEQAVNAVAALDEPEDQNPLAAQVRQDTESWIQQGISPDIALERSRYRLFGSKPGAYGAGLQGLIESQNWQDDQDLANAYINWSCYAYSSVNSQQSTGASAVGGSADLKQLAFNSPEAFTQRLAQMQIVLHNQDNREHDLLDSDDYYQFQGGLTAAVRSLQGKNPTTYFGDNSQPSQPRVRQLREEITRVYRSRVVNPKWIEGMMRHGYKGAFEMAATVDFLFAYDATTKCVEDYMYQGVMEAYLLDPVVAAYIEDKNPHALRDIAERLLEAHKRGLWEDVDTQILENLRNLVHQAEATIEEK
- the sigC gene encoding RNA polymerase sigma factor SigC — its product is MPATSFYADATYNSQKSRQALDPDFAIDDSDLSVDEIQELEIAAADPATFGASANRRSTDLVRLYLQEIGRVRLLGRDEEVSEAQKVQRYLKLRTVLANAAKQGDAVASPYLHLIEVQERLASELGHRPSLERWAATAGINLSDLKPTLSEGKRRWAEIAKMTVEELEKMQSQGLQSKEHMIKANLRLVVSVAKKYQNRGLELLDLVQEGTLGLERAVEKFDPTKGYRFSTYAYWWIRQGITRAIATSSRTIRLPVHITEKLNKIKKAQRKIAQEKGRTPTLEDLAIELDMTPSQVREVLLRVPRSVSLETKVGKDKDTELGELLETDGVTPEEMLMRESLQRDLQHLLADLTSRERDVILMRFGLADGHPYSLAEIGRALDLSRERVRQIESKALQKLRQPKRRNLIRDYLESLS
- a CDS encoding Fur family transcriptional regulator, whose protein sequence is MTVYTTTSLKAELNERGWRLTPQRETILHIFQELPQGEHLSAEDLYHRLDTDGEGISLSTIYRTLKLMARMGILRELELGEGHKHYEINQPYPHHHHHLICVKCNATIEFKNDSILKIGAKTAQKEGFHLLDCQMTIHAVCPKCQRALMPL